A single region of the Phalacrocorax carbo chromosome 4, bPhaCar2.1, whole genome shotgun sequence genome encodes:
- the CLCN3 gene encoding H(+)/Cl(-) exchange transporter 3 isoform X1: MESEQLFHRGYYRNSYNSITSASSDEELLDGAGVIMDFQTSEDDNLLDGDASIGTHYTMTNGGNINSSTHLLDLLDEPIPGVGTYDDFHTIDWVREKCKDRERHRRINSKKKESAWEMAKSLYDAWSGWLVVTLTGLASGALAGLIDIAADWMTDLKEGICLSALWFNHEQCCWGSNETTFEERDKCPQWKTWAELIIGQAEGPGSYIMNYIMYIFWALSFAFLAVSLVKVFAPYACGSGIPEIKTILSGFIIRGYLGKWTLMIKTITLVLAVASGLSLGKEGPLVHVACCCGNIFSYLFPKYSTNEAKKREVLSAASAAGVSVAFGAPIGGVLFSLEEVSYYFPLKTLWRSFFAALVAAFVLRSINPFGNSRLVLFYVEYHTPWYLFELLPFILLGVFGGLWGAFFIRANIAWCRRRKSTKFGKYPVLEVIIVAAITAVIAFPNPYTRLNTSELIKELFTDCGPLESSSLCDYRNDMNASKIVDDIPDRPAGTGVYSAIWQLCLALIFKIIMTVFTFGIKVPSGLFIPSMAIGAIAGRIVGIAVEQLAYYHHDWFIFKEWCEVGADCITPGLYAMVGAAACLGGVTRMTVSLVVIVFELTGGLEYIVPLMAAVMTSKWVGDAFGREGIYEAHIRLNGYPFLDAKEEFTHTTLAADVMRPRRSDPPLAVLTQDNMTVEDIENLINETSYNGFPVIMSKESQRLVGFALRRDLTIAIESARKKQEGIVGSSRVCFAQHTPSLPAESPRPLKLRSILDMSPFTVTDHTPMEIVVDIFRKLGLRQCLVTHNGIVLGIITKKNILEHLEQLKQHVEPLAPPWHYNKKRYPPSYGPDGKPRPRLNNVQLKPIAEEREEVEEEVHLLNSTTL, translated from the exons gaaCTCATTATACAATGACAAATGGAGGAAATATCAACAGTTCAACACACCTACTGGATCTTCTGGATGAACCAATTCCTGGAGTAGGAACATATGATGACTTCCATACCATTGACTGGGTTCGAGAGAAGTGCAAAGACAGAGAAAGGCATAGACGG ATTaacagcaagaagaaagaaTCAGCATGGGAGATGGCAAAAAGTTTGTACGATGCATGGTCAGGATGGCTAGTAGTCACACTGACTGGTTTGGCATCag GGGCATTGGCAGGATTAATTGACATTGCTGCTGACTGGATGACTGACTTGAAGGAAGGCATTTGCCTTAGTGCTTTGTGGTTTAACCATGAACAGTGTTGTTGGGGTTCAAATGAGACCACATTTGAAGAGAGAGATAAATGTCCGCAGTGGAAAACATGGGCAGAACTGATAATTGGGCAAGCAGAA ggTCCAGGTTCATACATAATGAATTACATAATGTACATTTTCTGGGCTTTGAGCTTTGCCTTCTTAGCAGTTTCTCTGGTGAAGGTATTCGCTCCCTATGCCTGTGGCTCGGGGATACCTGAG ataaaaaCTATTTTGAGTGGCTTCATCATCAGAGGTTACTTGGGGAAGTGGACTTTGATGATAAAAACTATTACTTTAGTCTTGGCTGTCGCATCAGGCTTGAGTTTAGGAAAAGAGGGTCCCTTGGTACACGttgcctgctgctgtgggaatattttttcctaccTCTTTCCGAAGTACAGCACAAATGAAGCTAAAAAAAGAGAG gtgtTGTCAGCTGCCTCAGCAGCAGGAGTATCTGTAGCCTTTGGTGCCCCAATTGGTGGAGTCCTTTTCAGTCTAGAGGAG GTCAGTTACTATTTCCCACTCAAAACTTTATGGAGATCATTTTTTGCTGCTTTAGTAGCTGCATTTGTTTTAAGGTCCATCAATCCTTTTGGCAATAGCCGCCTAGTTCTTTTTTATGTGGAATATCACACTCCTTGGTACCTTTTTGAACTGcttccttttattcttctggGAGTATTTGGTGGGCTTTGGGGAGCGTTTTTCATCCGAGCAAACATTGCATGGTGTCGTCGACGCAAATCTACAAAATTTGGGAAGTATCCCGTCCTGGAAGTTATTATTGTTGCAGCAATAACAGCTGTCATTGCATTTCCTAATCCATATACAAGGCTAAACACCAGTGAGCTTATTAAAGAGCTCTTCACAGACTGTGGGCCATTAGAATCCTCCTCCCTCTGTGACTACAGAAATGATATGAATGCGAGCAAGATAGTAGATGATATTCCTGACCGTCCAGCAGGCACTGGAGTCTATTCAGCTATATGGCAGCTGTGTTTAGCACTCATATTCAAAATAATCATGACAGTCTTCACCTTTGGTATCAAG GTTCCCTCTGGGTTGTTCATACCTAGTATGGCAATTGGAGCAATAGCAGGAAGGATTGTAGGAATTGCAGTGGAGCAGCTGGCATACTACCATCATGACTGGTTCATTTTCAAGGAGTGGTGTGAAGTCGGAGCTGACTGTATTACACCTGGTCTTTATGCCATGGTTGGTGCTGCTGCATGCTTAG GTGGTGTGACAAGGATGACTGTGTCCCTGGTAGTTATTGTCTTTGAGCTAACAGGAGGGCTGGAATATATTGTGCCCCTAATGGCTGCAGTCATGACCAGTAAGTGGGTAGGAGATGCCTTTGGTAGGGAAGGCATCTACGAGGCACACATCCGGCTGAACGGATATCCTTTCTTGGACGCAAAGGAAGAATTTACTCACACAACACTGGCTGCTGATGTTATGAGACCTCGAAGAAGCGATCCACCTTTAGCAGTTCTGACGCAGGATAATATGACAGTTGAAGACATAGAAAACTTGATCAATGAAACCAGCTATAATGGTTTTCCTGTTATTATGTCAAAAGAATCGCAGAGACTAGTGGGCTTTGCTCTAAGAAGAGATCTAACTATTGCAATAG aaagtgCTAGAAAGAAGCAGGAAGGGATTGTTGGCAGTTCCAGGgtttgttttgcccagcataccCCATCGCTTCCAGCAGAAAGCCCTCGACCTTTGAAGCTTAGAAGCATACTTGATATGAGCCCTTTCACCGTGACAGACCACACACCAATGGAAATAGTGGTGGATATTTTCCGGAAGCTGGGTCTGAGGCAGTGCCTTGTAACACACAATGG GATTGTCTTGGGGATCATCACAAAGAAGAACATATTAGAGCATCTCGAGCAACTAAAGCAGCACGTCGAACCCTTG GCGCCTCCTTGGCAttataacaaaaaaagataTCCTCCGTCATATGGCCCAGACGGCAAACCAAGACCCCGCCTCAATAATGTTCAACTGAAACCCATAGctgaggagagagaggaagtgGAAGAGGAGGTTCATTTGTTGAATAGCACAACACTTTAG
- the CLCN3 gene encoding H(+)/Cl(-) exchange transporter 3 isoform X2, producing the protein MDVSADPYLPYDGGGGDGIPLRELHKRGTHYTMTNGGNINSSTHLLDLLDEPIPGVGTYDDFHTIDWVREKCKDRERHRRINSKKKESAWEMAKSLYDAWSGWLVVTLTGLASGALAGLIDIAADWMTDLKEGICLSALWFNHEQCCWGSNETTFEERDKCPQWKTWAELIIGQAEGPGSYIMNYIMYIFWALSFAFLAVSLVKVFAPYACGSGIPEIKTILSGFIIRGYLGKWTLMIKTITLVLAVASGLSLGKEGPLVHVACCCGNIFSYLFPKYSTNEAKKREVLSAASAAGVSVAFGAPIGGVLFSLEEVSYYFPLKTLWRSFFAALVAAFVLRSINPFGNSRLVLFYVEYHTPWYLFELLPFILLGVFGGLWGAFFIRANIAWCRRRKSTKFGKYPVLEVIIVAAITAVIAFPNPYTRLNTSELIKELFTDCGPLESSSLCDYRNDMNASKIVDDIPDRPAGTGVYSAIWQLCLALIFKIIMTVFTFGIKVPSGLFIPSMAIGAIAGRIVGIAVEQLAYYHHDWFIFKEWCEVGADCITPGLYAMVGAAACLGGVTRMTVSLVVIVFELTGGLEYIVPLMAAVMTSKWVGDAFGREGIYEAHIRLNGYPFLDAKEEFTHTTLAADVMRPRRSDPPLAVLTQDNMTVEDIENLINETSYNGFPVIMSKESQRLVGFALRRDLTIAIESARKKQEGIVGSSRVCFAQHTPSLPAESPRPLKLRSILDMSPFTVTDHTPMEIVVDIFRKLGLRQCLVTHNGIVLGIITKKNILEHLEQLKQHVEPLAPPWHYNKKRYPPSYGPDGKPRPRLNNVQLKPIAEEREEVEEEVHLLNSTTL; encoded by the exons ATGGATGTCTCTGCCGATCCCTATCTGCCCTACGATGGCGGGGGAGGAGACGGCATTCCGCTCAGGGAGTTGCATAAACGAG gaaCTCATTATACAATGACAAATGGAGGAAATATCAACAGTTCAACACACCTACTGGATCTTCTGGATGAACCAATTCCTGGAGTAGGAACATATGATGACTTCCATACCATTGACTGGGTTCGAGAGAAGTGCAAAGACAGAGAAAGGCATAGACGG ATTaacagcaagaagaaagaaTCAGCATGGGAGATGGCAAAAAGTTTGTACGATGCATGGTCAGGATGGCTAGTAGTCACACTGACTGGTTTGGCATCag GGGCATTGGCAGGATTAATTGACATTGCTGCTGACTGGATGACTGACTTGAAGGAAGGCATTTGCCTTAGTGCTTTGTGGTTTAACCATGAACAGTGTTGTTGGGGTTCAAATGAGACCACATTTGAAGAGAGAGATAAATGTCCGCAGTGGAAAACATGGGCAGAACTGATAATTGGGCAAGCAGAA ggTCCAGGTTCATACATAATGAATTACATAATGTACATTTTCTGGGCTTTGAGCTTTGCCTTCTTAGCAGTTTCTCTGGTGAAGGTATTCGCTCCCTATGCCTGTGGCTCGGGGATACCTGAG ataaaaaCTATTTTGAGTGGCTTCATCATCAGAGGTTACTTGGGGAAGTGGACTTTGATGATAAAAACTATTACTTTAGTCTTGGCTGTCGCATCAGGCTTGAGTTTAGGAAAAGAGGGTCCCTTGGTACACGttgcctgctgctgtgggaatattttttcctaccTCTTTCCGAAGTACAGCACAAATGAAGCTAAAAAAAGAGAG gtgtTGTCAGCTGCCTCAGCAGCAGGAGTATCTGTAGCCTTTGGTGCCCCAATTGGTGGAGTCCTTTTCAGTCTAGAGGAG GTCAGTTACTATTTCCCACTCAAAACTTTATGGAGATCATTTTTTGCTGCTTTAGTAGCTGCATTTGTTTTAAGGTCCATCAATCCTTTTGGCAATAGCCGCCTAGTTCTTTTTTATGTGGAATATCACACTCCTTGGTACCTTTTTGAACTGcttccttttattcttctggGAGTATTTGGTGGGCTTTGGGGAGCGTTTTTCATCCGAGCAAACATTGCATGGTGTCGTCGACGCAAATCTACAAAATTTGGGAAGTATCCCGTCCTGGAAGTTATTATTGTTGCAGCAATAACAGCTGTCATTGCATTTCCTAATCCATATACAAGGCTAAACACCAGTGAGCTTATTAAAGAGCTCTTCACAGACTGTGGGCCATTAGAATCCTCCTCCCTCTGTGACTACAGAAATGATATGAATGCGAGCAAGATAGTAGATGATATTCCTGACCGTCCAGCAGGCACTGGAGTCTATTCAGCTATATGGCAGCTGTGTTTAGCACTCATATTCAAAATAATCATGACAGTCTTCACCTTTGGTATCAAG GTTCCCTCTGGGTTGTTCATACCTAGTATGGCAATTGGAGCAATAGCAGGAAGGATTGTAGGAATTGCAGTGGAGCAGCTGGCATACTACCATCATGACTGGTTCATTTTCAAGGAGTGGTGTGAAGTCGGAGCTGACTGTATTACACCTGGTCTTTATGCCATGGTTGGTGCTGCTGCATGCTTAG GTGGTGTGACAAGGATGACTGTGTCCCTGGTAGTTATTGTCTTTGAGCTAACAGGAGGGCTGGAATATATTGTGCCCCTAATGGCTGCAGTCATGACCAGTAAGTGGGTAGGAGATGCCTTTGGTAGGGAAGGCATCTACGAGGCACACATCCGGCTGAACGGATATCCTTTCTTGGACGCAAAGGAAGAATTTACTCACACAACACTGGCTGCTGATGTTATGAGACCTCGAAGAAGCGATCCACCTTTAGCAGTTCTGACGCAGGATAATATGACAGTTGAAGACATAGAAAACTTGATCAATGAAACCAGCTATAATGGTTTTCCTGTTATTATGTCAAAAGAATCGCAGAGACTAGTGGGCTTTGCTCTAAGAAGAGATCTAACTATTGCAATAG aaagtgCTAGAAAGAAGCAGGAAGGGATTGTTGGCAGTTCCAGGgtttgttttgcccagcataccCCATCGCTTCCAGCAGAAAGCCCTCGACCTTTGAAGCTTAGAAGCATACTTGATATGAGCCCTTTCACCGTGACAGACCACACACCAATGGAAATAGTGGTGGATATTTTCCGGAAGCTGGGTCTGAGGCAGTGCCTTGTAACACACAATGG GATTGTCTTGGGGATCATCACAAAGAAGAACATATTAGAGCATCTCGAGCAACTAAAGCAGCACGTCGAACCCTTG GCGCCTCCTTGGCAttataacaaaaaaagataTCCTCCGTCATATGGCCCAGACGGCAAACCAAGACCCCGCCTCAATAATGTTCAACTGAAACCCATAGctgaggagagagaggaagtgGAAGAGGAGGTTCATTTGTTGAATAGCACAACACTTTAG
- the CLCN3 gene encoding H(+)/Cl(-) exchange transporter 3 isoform X5 produces the protein MTNGGNINSSTHLLDLLDEPIPGVGTYDDFHTIDWVREKCKDRERHRRINSKKKESAWEMAKSLYDAWSGWLVVTLTGLASGALAGLIDIAADWMTDLKEGICLSALWFNHEQCCWGSNETTFEERDKCPQWKTWAELIIGQAEGPGSYIMNYIMYIFWALSFAFLAVSLVKVFAPYACGSGIPEIKTILSGFIIRGYLGKWTLMIKTITLVLAVASGLSLGKEGPLVHVACCCGNIFSYLFPKYSTNEAKKREVLSAASAAGVSVAFGAPIGGVLFSLEEVSYYFPLKTLWRSFFAALVAAFVLRSINPFGNSRLVLFYVEYHTPWYLFELLPFILLGVFGGLWGAFFIRANIAWCRRRKSTKFGKYPVLEVIIVAAITAVIAFPNPYTRLNTSELIKELFTDCGPLESSSLCDYRNDMNASKIVDDIPDRPAGTGVYSAIWQLCLALIFKIIMTVFTFGIKVPSGLFIPSMAIGAIAGRIVGIAVEQLAYYHHDWFIFKEWCEVGADCITPGLYAMVGAAACLGGVTRMTVSLVVIVFELTGGLEYIVPLMAAVMTSKWVGDAFGREGIYEAHIRLNGYPFLDAKEEFTHTTLAADVMRPRRSDPPLAVLTQDNMTVEDIENLINETSYNGFPVIMSKESQRLVGFALRRDLTIAIESARKKQEGIVGSSRVCFAQHTPSLPAESPRPLKLRSILDMSPFTVTDHTPMEIVVDIFRKLGLRQCLVTHNGIVLGIITKKNILEHLEQLKQHVEPLAPPWHYNKKRYPPSYGPDGKPRPRLNNVQLKPIAEEREEVEEEVHLLNSTTL, from the exons ATGACAAATGGAGGAAATATCAACAGTTCAACACACCTACTGGATCTTCTGGATGAACCAATTCCTGGAGTAGGAACATATGATGACTTCCATACCATTGACTGGGTTCGAGAGAAGTGCAAAGACAGAGAAAGGCATAGACGG ATTaacagcaagaagaaagaaTCAGCATGGGAGATGGCAAAAAGTTTGTACGATGCATGGTCAGGATGGCTAGTAGTCACACTGACTGGTTTGGCATCag GGGCATTGGCAGGATTAATTGACATTGCTGCTGACTGGATGACTGACTTGAAGGAAGGCATTTGCCTTAGTGCTTTGTGGTTTAACCATGAACAGTGTTGTTGGGGTTCAAATGAGACCACATTTGAAGAGAGAGATAAATGTCCGCAGTGGAAAACATGGGCAGAACTGATAATTGGGCAAGCAGAA ggTCCAGGTTCATACATAATGAATTACATAATGTACATTTTCTGGGCTTTGAGCTTTGCCTTCTTAGCAGTTTCTCTGGTGAAGGTATTCGCTCCCTATGCCTGTGGCTCGGGGATACCTGAG ataaaaaCTATTTTGAGTGGCTTCATCATCAGAGGTTACTTGGGGAAGTGGACTTTGATGATAAAAACTATTACTTTAGTCTTGGCTGTCGCATCAGGCTTGAGTTTAGGAAAAGAGGGTCCCTTGGTACACGttgcctgctgctgtgggaatattttttcctaccTCTTTCCGAAGTACAGCACAAATGAAGCTAAAAAAAGAGAG gtgtTGTCAGCTGCCTCAGCAGCAGGAGTATCTGTAGCCTTTGGTGCCCCAATTGGTGGAGTCCTTTTCAGTCTAGAGGAG GTCAGTTACTATTTCCCACTCAAAACTTTATGGAGATCATTTTTTGCTGCTTTAGTAGCTGCATTTGTTTTAAGGTCCATCAATCCTTTTGGCAATAGCCGCCTAGTTCTTTTTTATGTGGAATATCACACTCCTTGGTACCTTTTTGAACTGcttccttttattcttctggGAGTATTTGGTGGGCTTTGGGGAGCGTTTTTCATCCGAGCAAACATTGCATGGTGTCGTCGACGCAAATCTACAAAATTTGGGAAGTATCCCGTCCTGGAAGTTATTATTGTTGCAGCAATAACAGCTGTCATTGCATTTCCTAATCCATATACAAGGCTAAACACCAGTGAGCTTATTAAAGAGCTCTTCACAGACTGTGGGCCATTAGAATCCTCCTCCCTCTGTGACTACAGAAATGATATGAATGCGAGCAAGATAGTAGATGATATTCCTGACCGTCCAGCAGGCACTGGAGTCTATTCAGCTATATGGCAGCTGTGTTTAGCACTCATATTCAAAATAATCATGACAGTCTTCACCTTTGGTATCAAG GTTCCCTCTGGGTTGTTCATACCTAGTATGGCAATTGGAGCAATAGCAGGAAGGATTGTAGGAATTGCAGTGGAGCAGCTGGCATACTACCATCATGACTGGTTCATTTTCAAGGAGTGGTGTGAAGTCGGAGCTGACTGTATTACACCTGGTCTTTATGCCATGGTTGGTGCTGCTGCATGCTTAG GTGGTGTGACAAGGATGACTGTGTCCCTGGTAGTTATTGTCTTTGAGCTAACAGGAGGGCTGGAATATATTGTGCCCCTAATGGCTGCAGTCATGACCAGTAAGTGGGTAGGAGATGCCTTTGGTAGGGAAGGCATCTACGAGGCACACATCCGGCTGAACGGATATCCTTTCTTGGACGCAAAGGAAGAATTTACTCACACAACACTGGCTGCTGATGTTATGAGACCTCGAAGAAGCGATCCACCTTTAGCAGTTCTGACGCAGGATAATATGACAGTTGAAGACATAGAAAACTTGATCAATGAAACCAGCTATAATGGTTTTCCTGTTATTATGTCAAAAGAATCGCAGAGACTAGTGGGCTTTGCTCTAAGAAGAGATCTAACTATTGCAATAG aaagtgCTAGAAAGAAGCAGGAAGGGATTGTTGGCAGTTCCAGGgtttgttttgcccagcataccCCATCGCTTCCAGCAGAAAGCCCTCGACCTTTGAAGCTTAGAAGCATACTTGATATGAGCCCTTTCACCGTGACAGACCACACACCAATGGAAATAGTGGTGGATATTTTCCGGAAGCTGGGTCTGAGGCAGTGCCTTGTAACACACAATGG GATTGTCTTGGGGATCATCACAAAGAAGAACATATTAGAGCATCTCGAGCAACTAAAGCAGCACGTCGAACCCTTG GCGCCTCCTTGGCAttataacaaaaaaagataTCCTCCGTCATATGGCCCAGACGGCAAACCAAGACCCCGCCTCAATAATGTTCAACTGAAACCCATAGctgaggagagagaggaagtgGAAGAGGAGGTTCATTTGTTGAATAGCACAACACTTTAG
- the CLCN3 gene encoding H(+)/Cl(-) exchange transporter 3 isoform X4: MDVSADPYLPYDGGGGDGIPLRELHKRGTHYTMTNGGNINSSTHLLDLLDEPIPGVGTYDDFHTIDWVREKCKDRERHRRINSKKKESAWEMAKSLYDAWSGWLVVTLTGLASGALAGLIDIAADWMTDLKEGICLSALWFNHEQCCWGSNETTFEERDKCPQWKTWAELIIGQAEGPGSYIMNYIMYIFWALSFAFLAVSLVKVFAPYACGSGIPEIKTILSGFIIRGYLGKWTLMIKTITLVLAVASGLSLGKEGPLVHVACCCGNIFSYLFPKYSTNEAKKREVLSAASAAGVSVAFGAPIGGVLFSLEEVSYYFPLKTLWRSFFAALVAAFVLRSINPFGNSRLVLFYVEYHTPWYLFELLPFILLGVFGGLWGAFFIRANIAWCRRRKSTKFGKYPVLEVIIVAAITAVIAFPNPYTRLNTSELIKELFTDCGPLESSSLCDYRNDMNASKIVDDIPDRPAGTGVYSAIWQLCLALIFKIIMTVFTFGIKVPSGLFIPSMAIGAIAGRIVGIAVEQLAYYHHDWFIFKEWCEVGADCITPGLYAMVGAAACLGGVTRMTVSLVVIVFELTGGLEYIVPLMAAVMTSKWVGDAFGREGIYEAHIRLNGYPFLDAKEEFTHTTLAADVMRPRRSDPPLAVLTQDNMTVEDIENLINETSYNGFPVIMSKESQRLVGFALRRDLTIAIESARKKQEGIVGSSRVCFAQHTPSLPAESPRPLKLRSILDMSPFTVTDHTPMEIVVDIFRKLGLRQCLVTHNGRLLGIITKKDILRHMAQTANQDPASIMFN, from the exons ATGGATGTCTCTGCCGATCCCTATCTGCCCTACGATGGCGGGGGAGGAGACGGCATTCCGCTCAGGGAGTTGCATAAACGAG gaaCTCATTATACAATGACAAATGGAGGAAATATCAACAGTTCAACACACCTACTGGATCTTCTGGATGAACCAATTCCTGGAGTAGGAACATATGATGACTTCCATACCATTGACTGGGTTCGAGAGAAGTGCAAAGACAGAGAAAGGCATAGACGG ATTaacagcaagaagaaagaaTCAGCATGGGAGATGGCAAAAAGTTTGTACGATGCATGGTCAGGATGGCTAGTAGTCACACTGACTGGTTTGGCATCag GGGCATTGGCAGGATTAATTGACATTGCTGCTGACTGGATGACTGACTTGAAGGAAGGCATTTGCCTTAGTGCTTTGTGGTTTAACCATGAACAGTGTTGTTGGGGTTCAAATGAGACCACATTTGAAGAGAGAGATAAATGTCCGCAGTGGAAAACATGGGCAGAACTGATAATTGGGCAAGCAGAA ggTCCAGGTTCATACATAATGAATTACATAATGTACATTTTCTGGGCTTTGAGCTTTGCCTTCTTAGCAGTTTCTCTGGTGAAGGTATTCGCTCCCTATGCCTGTGGCTCGGGGATACCTGAG ataaaaaCTATTTTGAGTGGCTTCATCATCAGAGGTTACTTGGGGAAGTGGACTTTGATGATAAAAACTATTACTTTAGTCTTGGCTGTCGCATCAGGCTTGAGTTTAGGAAAAGAGGGTCCCTTGGTACACGttgcctgctgctgtgggaatattttttcctaccTCTTTCCGAAGTACAGCACAAATGAAGCTAAAAAAAGAGAG gtgtTGTCAGCTGCCTCAGCAGCAGGAGTATCTGTAGCCTTTGGTGCCCCAATTGGTGGAGTCCTTTTCAGTCTAGAGGAG GTCAGTTACTATTTCCCACTCAAAACTTTATGGAGATCATTTTTTGCTGCTTTAGTAGCTGCATTTGTTTTAAGGTCCATCAATCCTTTTGGCAATAGCCGCCTAGTTCTTTTTTATGTGGAATATCACACTCCTTGGTACCTTTTTGAACTGcttccttttattcttctggGAGTATTTGGTGGGCTTTGGGGAGCGTTTTTCATCCGAGCAAACATTGCATGGTGTCGTCGACGCAAATCTACAAAATTTGGGAAGTATCCCGTCCTGGAAGTTATTATTGTTGCAGCAATAACAGCTGTCATTGCATTTCCTAATCCATATACAAGGCTAAACACCAGTGAGCTTATTAAAGAGCTCTTCACAGACTGTGGGCCATTAGAATCCTCCTCCCTCTGTGACTACAGAAATGATATGAATGCGAGCAAGATAGTAGATGATATTCCTGACCGTCCAGCAGGCACTGGAGTCTATTCAGCTATATGGCAGCTGTGTTTAGCACTCATATTCAAAATAATCATGACAGTCTTCACCTTTGGTATCAAG GTTCCCTCTGGGTTGTTCATACCTAGTATGGCAATTGGAGCAATAGCAGGAAGGATTGTAGGAATTGCAGTGGAGCAGCTGGCATACTACCATCATGACTGGTTCATTTTCAAGGAGTGGTGTGAAGTCGGAGCTGACTGTATTACACCTGGTCTTTATGCCATGGTTGGTGCTGCTGCATGCTTAG GTGGTGTGACAAGGATGACTGTGTCCCTGGTAGTTATTGTCTTTGAGCTAACAGGAGGGCTGGAATATATTGTGCCCCTAATGGCTGCAGTCATGACCAGTAAGTGGGTAGGAGATGCCTTTGGTAGGGAAGGCATCTACGAGGCACACATCCGGCTGAACGGATATCCTTTCTTGGACGCAAAGGAAGAATTTACTCACACAACACTGGCTGCTGATGTTATGAGACCTCGAAGAAGCGATCCACCTTTAGCAGTTCTGACGCAGGATAATATGACAGTTGAAGACATAGAAAACTTGATCAATGAAACCAGCTATAATGGTTTTCCTGTTATTATGTCAAAAGAATCGCAGAGACTAGTGGGCTTTGCTCTAAGAAGAGATCTAACTATTGCAATAG aaagtgCTAGAAAGAAGCAGGAAGGGATTGTTGGCAGTTCCAGGgtttgttttgcccagcataccCCATCGCTTCCAGCAGAAAGCCCTCGACCTTTGAAGCTTAGAAGCATACTTGATATGAGCCCTTTCACCGTGACAGACCACACACCAATGGAAATAGTGGTGGATATTTTCCGGAAGCTGGGTCTGAGGCAGTGCCTTGTAACACACAATGG GCGCCTCCTTGGCAttataacaaaaaaagataTCCTCCGTCATATGGCCCAGACGGCAAACCAAGACCCCGCCTCAATAATGTTCAACTGA